The following are from one region of the Bacteroidales bacterium genome:
- a CDS encoding outer membrane beta-barrel protein: protein MKQLILLCLVIISCTLTAQEVVFSKDVKSDTLRPTKGPNLKKFSHQYLGISFPTYTNEELNYTQPFSSMVVDYGIRYKRRLNNTFAMGMDLSVNWAGYRIKQKEGKSVPDSAINKKEKFQVNSLTPALYFRINVGRRGNVIGNYLDLGAYGSLNWKTAHKTTNKNENDEMVRVSTSRLSYMENYSYGVLARIGINRLAISARYRLSDLFIASSGFPELPRLTAGIEFGLFKN, encoded by the coding sequence ATGAAACAATTGATATTACTCTGCCTGGTAATTATATCCTGCACTTTAACTGCCCAGGAAGTCGTCTTCAGCAAAGATGTGAAATCAGACACCCTACGGCCAACAAAAGGGCCTAATCTGAAGAAGTTTAGCCATCAATACCTTGGGATTTCGTTTCCAACTTATACGAATGAAGAATTAAATTATACCCAGCCTTTTTCATCCATGGTTGTTGATTATGGAATCAGGTACAAACGTCGATTAAATAATACATTTGCGATGGGGATGGACCTTTCAGTGAATTGGGCTGGCTACCGGATTAAGCAGAAGGAAGGTAAATCCGTTCCTGATTCTGCAATCAATAAAAAGGAGAAATTCCAGGTAAACAGCCTTACGCCAGCGTTATATTTCCGCATTAATGTAGGTAGAAGAGGTAATGTTATTGGGAATTACCTTGATTTGGGGGCGTATGGAAGCCTGAATTGGAAAACAGCTCACAAAACCACCAATAAAAATGAGAATGATGAAATGGTAAGGGTAAGCACCTCAAGGCTTTCATACATGGAGAACTACTCCTACGGTGTACTTGCCAGGATCGGAATCAATCGTTTAGCTATTTCAGCCAGGTATCGGTTAAGTGACCTATTCATAGCTTCTTCCGGGTTTCCTGAATTGCCCAGGCTTACAGCCGGTATAGAGTTCGGCTTATTCAAAAACTAA
- a CDS encoding choice-of-anchor J domain-containing protein — MNKRKILSALFFLSAIAFSFTACVKGEFDEPPINIPKVNFKANSTIAELLISHPGTLDSINDTIIISGIVTANDESGNLYKKIVIQDETAGIEIDVDQTSLYADYRIGQRVFVKCFGMYIGKYNELPQLGYIYQNKIGRLPATLMKNHLFLDSLPGNAPVPLVVDATDLDISMVNKLVRLENVAFTDAGDTWAPTDGYGEHGLEGGPDADVFIVRTSNFANFASLSVPSGSGTIQGILSVFGSTYQLTIRDTNDIIGFKNTQTFFSETFGASLGGFTTISLVGTQAWKYDASYGATMSGFATGASHQNEDWLISPAINLTAAPTAMLKFSHAINKGNVANVSTNHTVWISKNYSAGEPSTATWEQLTVPTYPAGNSWTFINSGDVIIPSAYLGQANVRIAFKYLCSDTESATWEVKNIKVTE; from the coding sequence ATGAATAAAAGAAAGATTTTAAGCGCTTTGTTCTTCTTGTCAGCAATCGCTTTCTCATTTACTGCTTGTGTTAAAGGTGAATTTGATGAACCCCCCATCAATATCCCAAAAGTTAATTTCAAAGCTAATTCAACCATAGCAGAATTACTGATCAGCCACCCGGGCACACTTGATTCCATTAATGACACAATTATCATTTCCGGTATCGTAACTGCCAATGATGAATCCGGTAACCTTTATAAGAAGATCGTTATCCAGGATGAGACCGCAGGGATAGAAATAGATGTAGACCAGACCTCACTTTATGCTGACTACAGAATTGGACAACGTGTTTTTGTGAAGTGTTTCGGAATGTACATTGGGAAGTATAATGAACTTCCACAATTGGGGTATATTTATCAAAATAAGATAGGAAGACTTCCTGCTACATTGATGAAAAACCATTTATTCCTAGATAGTCTTCCCGGAAATGCACCGGTTCCACTTGTTGTTGACGCAACAGATCTCGACATCAGTATGGTGAACAAGCTGGTGAGGCTTGAGAATGTTGCTTTTACCGATGCCGGTGACACCTGGGCTCCTACAGATGGATATGGTGAACATGGTTTAGAAGGTGGTCCTGATGCTGATGTTTTCATTGTACGCACCAGCAATTTTGCCAATTTCGCCAGTCTTTCAGTACCTTCCGGAAGCGGCACCATACAGGGCATCCTCAGTGTTTTTGGCTCAACATACCAACTCACCATTCGCGACACCAATGACATTATCGGGTTTAAGAACACCCAGACTTTCTTCTCAGAAACCTTTGGTGCAAGCTTAGGCGGATTCACTACCATTAGCCTTGTTGGTACCCAGGCATGGAAATATGATGCCAGCTATGGTGCTACAATGTCAGGATTCGCTACAGGCGCAAGCCATCAGAATGAAGACTGGCTTATTTCACCTGCTATCAACCTCACTGCTGCTCCAACGGCTATGTTAAAATTCTCACATGCCATCAATAAAGGCAATGTGGCCAATGTTTCCACTAATCATACTGTTTGGATCTCTAAAAACTATTCAGCTGGTGAACCTTCAACTGCTACCTGGGAACAACTTACCGTTCCTACTTATCCGGCAGGAAACAGCTGGACTTTCATAAACTCAGGTGATGTAATTATCCCATCAGCTTATTTAGGTCAGGCCAATGTGAGAATTGCTTTCAAATATCTGTGTTCTGATACTGAATCAGCAACCTGGGAAGTGAAGAACATTAAGGTTACTGAATAA
- a CDS encoding carboxypeptidase regulatory-like domain-containing protein yields MKFLFSLLIATLILSSPAWSQVSLSGVVTDALSGTAVAQAKVEAASKVVYTGSEGQFKINDVQKGVYTLLITIDGYERLSMEVDASKGSADLGKIQLKPSLTHAESGMTEITLSGESDDKDQAVSGLLHSTGDVFTSVSSYTFSSMFFRSRGYDSEYDNVYIEGVPVNDGESGRAVYGEWGGLNDAFRNREYLNGIEPGKFSIGSLGGATNFITRASKQRKQTKLSYALSNRTYTNRLMLTYSTGLMENNWAFTFTGSKRWGNEGFIEGTFYDGYAYFLGAEKKINSNHSIALTAYASPTRRGMSSASVQEVYDLVDNNYYNSNWGYQNGEKRNARVRQNNEPMIILSHYWKLAEKTTLTNSVAYTFGTTGTTSLNWFNARDPRPDYYRYLPNYQVDYKIPVDPIISGAIADDWLTNVNTRQLNWDALYQANYLANLEDKQALYIVENNVNQTNQWNISSRLNHATGENSNLSGGVEISHYKGTHYKEMDDMLGGTFWVDIDQFSQRDFKADTVKLQNDLNNPNRVIYEGDKFGYNYELLSNNLKLWVLEQFTFPKYDVYIGGSVSGNQYWRYGNMKNGRDPENSYQKSSVNSSINYTFKVGGTYKISGRHYITANAAYINRPPLLRDAYISPRTSAKLTPGMTDFNIMSGDISYVVRYPNFNGRITVYETMFKGYSELLRFYDDDLKTFVNMSLTNENKVHQGIEFGAEVKVHSTLKVVGVLAFGNYRYTNRPTGTRSYDNGSLPDTTETIYIKNFYVGGSPQIASSLGLRFNKNYWFVDVNANYYDKIWLDFNPQRRTPKAIAMLGPGDAKIDVITEQTQLDGGLTLDASIGKSIRINTYFININFSVSNILNNQDLISGGYEQNRIDFNTTGTQVDNPNKFPPKFYYAFGRTYFVNVGFRF; encoded by the coding sequence ATGAAATTTCTTTTCTCTTTATTAATTGCCACTCTTATCCTGAGTTCTCCTGCATGGTCGCAGGTTAGTCTATCAGGAGTGGTTACAGATGCATTATCCGGCACTGCTGTCGCCCAGGCCAAGGTGGAAGCTGCCTCCAAGGTTGTTTATACAGGCTCGGAAGGTCAGTTTAAAATCAATGATGTCCAGAAAGGGGTTTATACCCTTCTGATTACCATTGACGGATATGAAAGGCTATCAATGGAAGTTGATGCCAGCAAGGGTTCAGCTGATCTTGGAAAGATACAGCTAAAACCTAGTCTAACACATGCTGAATCCGGCATGACTGAAATCACACTGAGTGGTGAAAGTGATGACAAGGATCAGGCTGTTTCCGGCTTGTTGCACTCAACAGGTGATGTTTTCACGAGTGTATCTTCCTACACCTTTAGTTCTATGTTCTTCAGGTCCCGGGGTTATGACTCGGAGTATGATAACGTTTATATTGAAGGAGTTCCGGTTAATGACGGAGAATCCGGAAGAGCTGTTTACGGTGAATGGGGTGGCTTGAACGATGCCTTCAGGAATCGTGAATATCTGAACGGGATTGAACCTGGTAAGTTCTCCATTGGCTCACTTGGTGGTGCTACCAATTTCATAACCCGGGCTTCCAAACAACGTAAGCAAACCAAGTTATCCTACGCCTTGTCAAACAGGACCTATACCAACAGGCTCATGCTGACTTATTCGACAGGGTTGATGGAAAATAACTGGGCATTCACTTTCACCGGATCAAAAAGATGGGGAAATGAAGGGTTTATCGAAGGTACTTTTTATGATGGATATGCTTATTTCCTTGGTGCTGAAAAGAAGATCAATTCAAACCATAGTATTGCCCTGACTGCCTATGCCTCTCCTACCCGCCGGGGAATGAGTTCGGCTTCAGTGCAGGAAGTATATGACCTTGTTGACAATAATTATTACAATTCAAACTGGGGGTACCAGAATGGTGAAAAAAGGAATGCCCGGGTAAGGCAAAACAATGAACCTATGATCATTCTCAGTCATTACTGGAAGCTTGCAGAAAAAACAACACTTACCAATTCAGTAGCCTATACCTTTGGGACAACCGGAACCACTTCACTGAACTGGTTCAACGCCAGGGATCCAAGACCAGATTATTACAGGTATCTTCCAAATTACCAGGTGGATTACAAAATTCCGGTCGATCCCATTATCAGTGGTGCTATTGCCGACGACTGGCTTACCAATGTTAATACCCGTCAGCTGAACTGGGATGCCCTCTACCAGGCCAATTACCTGGCTAATTTAGAGGATAAACAGGCTTTATATATTGTAGAAAACAACGTTAATCAAACCAATCAGTGGAATATCAGTAGCCGGTTGAACCATGCTACCGGTGAAAACAGCAATCTTAGCGGCGGTGTTGAAATTTCACACTATAAAGGCACCCATTATAAAGAAATGGATGACATGCTTGGCGGCACTTTTTGGGTAGATATTGATCAGTTCTCACAAAGAGATTTCAAAGCTGATACCGTTAAACTCCAGAATGACCTGAATAATCCGAACCGTGTTATCTATGAAGGTGACAAATTCGGCTACAACTATGAGCTTCTTTCCAATAACCTTAAACTTTGGGTGCTTGAACAATTCACTTTCCCAAAATATGATGTTTACATTGGTGGATCTGTTTCCGGCAACCAGTATTGGAGATACGGTAACATGAAGAATGGCCGTGACCCTGAGAATTCCTATCAGAAATCTTCAGTCAATTCGAGTATTAACTATACCTTCAAGGTTGGTGGCACATACAAGATCAGTGGAAGGCATTATATCACTGCTAATGCTGCCTATATCAATCGTCCTCCCCTTCTCAGGGATGCCTATATTTCTCCAAGAACTTCCGCAAAACTTACCCCTGGGATGACTGATTTCAATATTATGTCAGGAGACATTTCCTATGTGGTAAGATATCCCAACTTTAATGGTCGTATCACAGTTTATGAAACGATGTTTAAGGGATACAGTGAACTATTGCGTTTTTATGATGATGACCTGAAGACATTTGTAAATATGTCACTCACCAATGAAAACAAGGTTCACCAGGGCATTGAATTCGGTGCAGAAGTGAAGGTGCACAGCACATTAAAGGTTGTAGGTGTTCTGGCTTTCGGTAATTACAGGTATACCAATCGTCCAACAGGCACCCGTTCCTATGATAATGGTTCGCTCCCCGATACAACCGAAACTATTTATATCAAGAATTTTTATGTGGGAGGAAGTCCACAGATTGCCAGTAGCCTGGGTTTAAGGTTTAATAAGAATTACTGGTTCGTTGATGTGAATGCAAATTATTATGATAAGATCTGGCTGGATTTCAATCCGCAACGCCGCACTCCAAAAGCAATCGCTATGCTGGGCCCCGGTGATGCCAAGATTGATGTGATTACGGAACAAACACAGTTGGATGGTGGATTAACACTTGATGCATCTATTGGAAAATCGATTCGCATTAACACTTATTTCATCAACATCAACTTCAGTGTGAGCAATATCCTTAACAACCAGGATCTTATCAGCGGAGGATATGAACAGAACCGAATTGATTTCAATACAACCGGTACACAAGTTGATAATCCAAATAAATTCCCGCCCAAATTCTACTATGCATTTGGACGTACCTACTTCGTCAACGTAGGTTTCAGGTTCTAA
- a CDS encoding endonuclease/exonuclease/phosphatase family protein, producing the protein MNIFSAYSQKQAKAICIAFYNVENLFDTIDDPSTNDVEYTPAGGNLWTWDRYQEKLSHMSYVINQIGEEVLKGGPTLIGLSEVENRGVLEDLIKTDALKNSGYVVAHFDSPDRRGVDVGLLYKKKDFELIHAASVRMVMPGQPDFKTRDQLVVTGLIDNDTISVLVNHWPSRGNDEPYRLAAAAASREIADSLYQRNKNAMILIMGDLNDDPVDPSVSTILGAEGRLNKVKPGGLFNPMWKMFKDGIGSLAYKDSWNLFDQIILSEPLVREKTDSWKLYKTRVFNKPFLIQKDGQYAGYPLRTFAGGAYTAGYSDHLPVYVILVKEK; encoded by the coding sequence ATGAATATCTTTTCAGCCTATTCCCAGAAACAAGCCAAAGCTATCTGTATCGCATTTTATAATGTGGAGAATCTCTTTGATACCATCGATGATCCTTCCACAAATGATGTTGAATATACTCCTGCCGGTGGCAATTTATGGACATGGGATCGATACCAGGAGAAACTATCGCATATGTCCTATGTAATCAATCAGATAGGGGAAGAAGTTTTAAAAGGCGGGCCTACGCTTATCGGGTTATCAGAAGTCGAAAACCGGGGTGTTCTTGAAGACCTGATAAAAACCGATGCACTCAAAAATTCAGGATATGTGGTGGCTCATTTTGATTCACCGGATCGGAGAGGGGTTGATGTAGGATTATTATACAAAAAGAAGGATTTCGAATTGATTCATGCTGCATCAGTTCGCATGGTTATGCCTGGACAACCTGATTTCAAAACAAGGGATCAACTGGTCGTAACCGGATTGATTGACAATGATACGATTAGTGTACTAGTGAATCACTGGCCTTCGAGAGGTAATGATGAACCTTACCGGTTAGCTGCTGCTGCTGCATCCAGGGAAATCGCTGATTCATTATATCAAAGGAATAAAAACGCAATGATACTCATCATGGGTGACCTTAATGATGATCCTGTAGATCCATCAGTTTCTACTATTCTGGGTGCTGAAGGAAGGCTTAATAAGGTGAAACCCGGTGGATTGTTTAATCCGATGTGGAAGATGTTTAAAGATGGAATCGGATCCCTTGCATACAAGGATTCATGGAACCTTTTTGATCAGATTATCTTGTCGGAACCACTGGTCAGGGAAAAGACCGATAGCTGGAAACTTTACAAAACCAGGGTCTTTAATAAACCATTCCTGATCCAGAAGGATGGCCAATATGCCGGATACCCTCTGCGTACATTTGCCGGAGGCGCTTACACTGCAGGATATAGCGACCATTTACCTGTATATGTTATCCTTGTTAAGGAAAAATAA
- a CDS encoding polyprenol monophosphomannose synthase, with translation MSDSLVIIPTYNEKENIRKMIQKVFSLSRDFHLLIVEDNSPDGTGDIIRSMLPDYEGRLFMLERKGKLGLGTAYIAGFKWALERNYEYIFEMDCDFSHNPEDLIRLYNACATEGADLAIGSRYIKGVNVVNWPLGRVLMSYGASIYVDFITGLPVKDTTAGFKCYRRKVLNTIDLDKIRFMGYAFQIEMKYTTWKLGFKIIEVPIIFTDRTEGTSKMSSKIFKEAFFGVISLRFKRISPRV, from the coding sequence GTGTCTGATAGCCTTGTTATCATCCCAACCTACAACGAAAAAGAGAACATCCGGAAAATGATCCAGAAGGTGTTTTCTCTATCCAGAGATTTTCACCTGCTGATTGTTGAAGATAATTCACCTGACGGTACCGGGGACATTATCCGTTCCATGCTTCCTGATTATGAAGGACGTTTATTCATGCTTGAAAGAAAAGGGAAACTTGGTTTAGGTACTGCCTATATTGCAGGTTTCAAATGGGCTTTGGAACGGAATTATGAGTACATTTTTGAAATGGATTGCGATTTTTCACATAACCCTGAAGACCTTATAAGGCTCTATAATGCTTGCGCTACGGAAGGTGCCGACCTGGCGATAGGCTCACGCTATATTAAAGGGGTTAATGTTGTCAACTGGCCACTTGGAAGGGTGCTGATGTCCTATGGGGCCTCCATCTATGTTGATTTCATTACCGGGTTGCCTGTGAAGGATACTACAGCAGGATTCAAATGCTATCGTCGGAAAGTACTCAATACCATTGATCTGGATAAAATTCGATTTATGGGTTATGCCTTCCAGATTGAAATGAAATATACCACCTGGAAACTGGGGTTTAAAATCATCGAAGTGCCCATCATTTTTACTGATCGCACAGAAGGTACCTCGAAAATGAGCTCTAAGATTTTTAAAGAAGCCTTTTTCGGAGTGATCAGCCTCAGGTTTAAAAGAATAAGCCCCAGGGTTTGA
- a CDS encoding dihydroorotase, with translation MKTTVISNARILNENKIFEGAILIENGLIVQVGIAKDAFPPDAEVIDAGGKLLIPGVIDCHVHFREPGLTHKADLETESRAAVAGGTTTFFEMPNTQPQTTTLEFLEDKYRLAAGKSLANYSFFLGASNDNLDEILKADPKNVCGVKLFFGASTGNMLVDRMESIEKIFQYSPVPVAAHCEDEKIIRNNTKQMQEIYGDDIPVEKHSWIRNQEACYRSTELAIGLAKKYGTRLHITHLSTEAELDLLDKLTPLQSKRITSEVCVHYLWFSDEDYERLGTLIKVNPAIKSKKDQEGLLRGLIGGKVDIVATDHAPHLLSEKKNPYSKAPSGTPLVQHSLMIMLELVKRGKISLEMMVEKMCHAPAICYGIEKRGFIRPGYHADLVLIDLESTFTVDKSNIFSKCGWSAFEGETFHSKITHTFVNGNLVYKEGIFNEEIKGQRVTFNR, from the coding sequence ATGAAAACAACGGTAATTTCAAATGCCCGGATTCTAAACGAGAATAAGATATTCGAAGGGGCAATCCTTATTGAAAATGGTTTAATTGTCCAGGTTGGAATTGCAAAGGATGCCTTTCCCCCGGATGCCGAAGTAATTGATGCCGGCGGTAAATTACTGATACCCGGAGTTATTGATTGTCATGTTCATTTCCGGGAACCGGGACTCACACATAAAGCCGACCTTGAAACAGAATCAAGAGCTGCAGTGGCTGGTGGGACAACCACATTCTTCGAAATGCCAAACACCCAGCCTCAAACAACTACCCTGGAATTCCTGGAAGATAAATATAGATTAGCCGCCGGAAAATCGCTGGCTAATTATTCCTTCTTCCTTGGGGCATCCAATGATAACCTGGATGAAATCCTGAAAGCAGATCCTAAAAATGTATGTGGTGTGAAATTGTTCTTTGGCGCTTCCACTGGAAATATGCTGGTTGACAGGATGGAAAGCATTGAAAAGATATTTCAGTATTCACCTGTCCCGGTTGCTGCCCATTGCGAGGATGAAAAGATTATCCGGAACAACACTAAACAGATGCAGGAGATTTATGGAGATGACATCCCTGTAGAGAAACATTCCTGGATTCGAAATCAGGAAGCCTGCTACAGGTCTACAGAACTGGCGATAGGACTTGCAAAGAAATATGGTACCCGTCTGCATATTACACATTTGTCTACAGAAGCTGAACTGGATTTACTGGATAAACTTACTCCACTTCAAAGTAAAAGGATCACCTCAGAAGTATGTGTGCACTATTTATGGTTTTCGGATGAGGACTATGAAAGATTAGGAACCCTGATCAAAGTGAATCCTGCCATAAAATCAAAAAAGGACCAGGAAGGATTATTGCGCGGGCTGATCGGGGGGAAAGTGGATATTGTTGCTACTGACCATGCTCCGCATCTGTTGAGTGAGAAAAAGAACCCTTATTCAAAGGCCCCATCCGGCACTCCGTTAGTGCAGCATTCACTGATGATCATGCTTGAACTGGTGAAAAGAGGCAAAATAAGCCTTGAAATGATGGTGGAAAAAATGTGTCATGCTCCGGCTATATGCTATGGAATCGAAAAACGGGGATTTATCCGACCGGGCTATCATGCAGATTTGGTTCTCATTGATTTAGAAAGTACATTCACGGTAGATAAGTCCAATATATTTTCGAAATGCGGATGGTCCGCATTCGAAGGGGAAACCTTTCATTCAAAAATTACCCATACATTTGTCAATGGCAACCTTGTTTATAAAGAAGGAATTTTCAATGAAGAAATTAAGGGTCAAAGAGTTACATTTAACAGATAA
- a CDS encoding class I SAM-dependent rRNA methyltransferase, translated as MTTYTRVILNKGKDEPVRRFHPWVFSGAIQEIKGDYREGDIVEVFSSDQKYLATGYLLSGSIAIKLFSFKQEEINDAFWKSKLLSAFKAREKSGLTANTNTTAYRLVHNEGDSMPGLIIDIYGDLAVLQAHSVGMYQLRESFAKALTKIYGGNLKAIFDKSSESLKKMTGFRVEDGFLLGEGEEFEVLENGHKFLIHPASGQKTGFFLDQRDNREMISRYAAKANVLNMFGYTGGFSVYAAAGGAKSVHTVDSSRPAIELAEKNMEINGFKKKQHQAIVADAKEYLQQMEEGAYNLIILDPPAYAKTMDARKKALSGYRSINALAFKKIAPGGILFTFSCSQVVDRQMFFSAVTAAAIDAGRKVRVLHQLSQPPDHPINIFHQEGEYLKGLVLSVE; from the coding sequence ATGACAACCTATACACGAGTAATATTGAATAAAGGGAAAGATGAACCGGTCAGAAGATTTCATCCATGGGTCTTCTCCGGAGCTATCCAGGAAATTAAAGGGGATTACCGCGAGGGTGATATCGTTGAAGTGTTTTCCTCCGATCAGAAATACCTGGCCACCGGGTACCTCTTATCAGGTTCAATTGCAATAAAGTTGTTTTCTTTTAAACAGGAAGAAATCAATGATGCATTCTGGAAGTCTAAATTGCTGTCAGCTTTTAAAGCCCGGGAAAAATCGGGATTAACTGCCAATACAAACACCACAGCATACCGTCTGGTTCATAATGAAGGTGATTCGATGCCGGGACTCATCATTGATATTTATGGGGACCTTGCTGTGCTGCAAGCCCATTCTGTGGGGATGTATCAACTTCGGGAGAGTTTTGCAAAAGCATTAACAAAAATTTATGGAGGAAATCTGAAGGCCATCTTTGATAAGAGTTCTGAATCTCTGAAAAAAATGACAGGTTTCAGGGTAGAAGATGGATTTCTTTTAGGTGAAGGAGAAGAATTTGAAGTTTTGGAAAATGGACATAAGTTCCTGATTCATCCGGCTTCCGGACAAAAAACCGGGTTCTTCCTCGACCAAAGGGATAACCGTGAGATGATCAGCCGATATGCTGCAAAAGCTAATGTCCTGAATATGTTTGGCTATACAGGTGGTTTTTCGGTATATGCCGCAGCAGGTGGGGCAAAATCTGTGCATACCGTTGATAGCTCCCGTCCTGCTATCGAACTGGCAGAAAAAAACATGGAAATCAATGGTTTCAAAAAGAAACAGCATCAGGCAATTGTGGCTGATGCCAAAGAATATCTGCAACAAATGGAAGAAGGGGCTTACAACCTGATCATCCTTGACCCTCCGGCTTATGCTAAAACTATGGATGCCAGGAAAAAAGCTTTATCCGGGTACCGCTCCATAAATGCTTTGGCTTTTAAGAAGATAGCCCCTGGAGGTATCCTTTTTACTTTCTCCTGCTCCCAGGTAGTGGACCGGCAGATGTTTTTCTCCGCGGTTACTGCTGCTGCTATTGATGCCGGACGTAAAGTGAGAGTTCTGCACCAGCTTTCTCAACCGCCCGATCATCCCATTAACATTTTTCATCAGGAGGGCGAGTATCTTAAAGGATTGGTGCTCAGTGTGGAGTAG
- a CDS encoding RNA polymerase sigma factor has translation MLSESALIQGVKKRDRRALEELHDRFAPVLLGLSIRYCGNRHDAEDVLHDSLIKILSGIDKFTERPNNSFEGWLKKITVNTALNFIRDRSRHQKWIEPDATASEAEDEDAEESLISVAATIGKEKLMQMICELPAGYRMVFNMYVFEEYSHKEIAEVLNCSESTSKTQLFKARTMLKKKVTEILNKQIITQ, from the coding sequence ATGTTGTCAGAATCCGCTTTGATACAAGGAGTTAAAAAGAGAGACCGTCGGGCTTTGGAAGAGCTTCATGACAGGTTCGCTCCTGTATTGTTGGGTCTGAGCATCAGGTATTGTGGCAATCGCCATGATGCAGAGGATGTGCTTCATGATTCCCTGATCAAAATACTATCCGGCATCGATAAATTCACCGAACGGCCGAATAACTCCTTCGAAGGTTGGTTGAAAAAGATTACGGTGAATACAGCTTTGAATTTTATTCGGGATAGGTCACGTCACCAAAAATGGATTGAACCGGATGCCACTGCTTCAGAGGCTGAGGATGAGGATGCGGAAGAATCACTGATCTCTGTAGCAGCAACCATCGGGAAAGAGAAGCTCATGCAGATGATCTGTGAATTACCTGCAGGTTACCGCATGGTTTTCAACATGTATGTATTTGAAGAATACTCACATAAAGAAATTGCAGAAGTGTTGAATTGTTCGGAAAGCACCTCAAAAACCCAGCTTTTCAAGGCAAGGACAATGCTTAAAAAGAAAGTAACTGAAATTTTGAACAAACAAATAATTACCCAATGA